One Brassica napus cultivar Da-Ae chromosome C4, Da-Ae, whole genome shotgun sequence genomic region harbors:
- the LOC106446585 gene encoding BEL1-like homeodomain protein 4 isoform X1, with protein sequence MGLATTTVPHHHHHHHHHKKTLDNSLDSMSQDYHHHQGIFSFSSGFHRPLSSHQEEVEESAVSGAQIPVYETAGMLSEMFSYPGGGNGGSGEIPDHSTKQLLEQQNRHNNNNSTLHMLLPNHHHHQGYGYPNEQQFTWPSSSDHHQSQGDMIGTVHVEGGKGLSLSLSSSLEAAAAAAKAEEYRSIYCAAVDGTSSSSNASVHHHQFNQLKTLLLDNSSSHQHQVMGHFGSSSSSPMAASSSIGGIYTLRNSKYTKPAQELLEEFCSVGRGHNFKKNKLSRNNSNPNTSGCGGGGGGGGGGSSSSAGAANDNPPLSPADRIEHQRRKVKLLSMLEEVDRRYNHYCEQMQMVVNSFDQVMGYGAAVPYTTLAQKAMSRHFRCLKDAVAVQLKRSCELLGDKESAGAASSGLTKGETPRLRLLEQSLRQQRAFHHMGMMEQEAWRPQRGLPERSVNILRAWLFEHFLNPFSRHRKKKVCTFSCIYLIVFFFSFSLYITQFIQNNNSIGFTVVKIVKSFSGLFLRYPSDADKHLLARQTGLSRNQVSNWFINARVRLWKPMVEEMYQQEAKEREEEELGENKKEDYQHQRRHQQTNNKDTKPNESNFTLVQTITAQTPTTTMMTSTPHENDPSSLPPCTSVATAPSLGVSGAFTVSTCQQDVSDFHVEDGVIRFGTKQAGDVSLTLGLRHTGNMPDNNKNPSFSVRDFGDF encoded by the exons ATGGGTCTAGCTACTACAACtgttcctcatcatcatcatcatcatcatcatcacaagaAGACTCTTGACAACAGTTTAGATTCTATGTCCCAAGATTATCATCATCACCAAGGAATCTTTTCCTTCTCCAGTGGATTCCACCGACCATTATCTTCTCATCAAGAAGAAGTTGAGGAATCTGCTGTCTCCGGAGCTCAAATTCCGGTTTACGAAACAGCCGGAATGTTATCTGAAATGTTTAGTTACCCCGGCGGTGGCAACGGTGGCTCCGGTGAGATTCCTGATCATTCAACTAAACAGTTGCTAGAGCAACAAAACcgtcacaacaacaacaactcaacTCTACATATGTTACtaccaaatcatcatcatcatcaaggtTATGGTTATCCCAACGAGCAACAATTCACATGGCCATCTTCCTCCGATCATCATCAGAGTCAAGGAGATATGATCGGGACCGTACACgtggaaggtggaaaaggttTATCTCTGTCTCTCTCATCGTCATtagaagcagcagcagcagcagctaaAGCAGAAGAGTACAGAAGCATTTATTGTGCAGCCGTTGAtggaacttcttcttcttctaacgCTTCGGTTCATCATCACCAATTCAATCAACTCAAGACTCTTCTTCTTGATAACTCTTCTTCTCACCAACATCAAGTTATGGGACATTTCGGGTCATCTTCATCGTCTCCCATGGCTGCTTCTTCCTCCATAGGAGGGATCTATACGTTGAGGAACTCCAAGTACACGAAACCAGCACAAGAGTTGTTGGAAGAGTTTTGTAGTGTTGGAAGAGGacataatttcaaaaagaaCAAACTTAGTAGAAACAACTCAAACCCTAATACTAGCGGTTGCggcggcggtggtggtggtggaggtggagggTCATCTTCGTCGGCGGGAGCAGCCAATGATAATCCTCCGTTGTCTCCGGCTGATCGTATTGAGCATCAAAGAAGAAAAGTCAAGCTACTATCCATGCTTGAAGAG GTAGACCGACGGTACAACCACTACTGCGAGCAAATGCAAATGGTAGTAAACTCATTCGACCAAGTAATGGGTTACGGTGCGGCGGTTCCATACACGACGTTGGCCCAAAAGGCAATGTCTCGACATTTCCGGTGTTTGAAAGATGCGGTAGCGGTTCAACTAAAACGCAGCTGTGAGCTTCTAGGTGACAAAGAGTCAGCGGGGGCTGCGTCTTCAGGGTTAACCAAAGGCGAAACTCCACGGTTGCGTTTGCTAGAGCAGAGTTTGCGTCAGCAACGAGCGTTTCATCATATGGGTATGATGGAGCAAGAGGCATGGAGACCGCAACGTGGTTTGCCTGAACGCTCTGTTAATATCCTTAGAGCTTGGCTTTTCGAGCATTTTCTTAATCC ATTCTCACGCCATCGCAAGAAGAAAGTTTGTACCTTTTCGTGCATCTACTTGATTgtgtttttcttctctttttctctatatattACACAGTTTATTCAAAACAATAACAGTATTGGGTTTACGGTTGTAAAGATTGTGAAGTCATTTTCTGGTCTCTTTCTCAGGTACCCAAGCGATGCTGATAAGCACCTCTTGGCTCGGCAGACTGGTTTATCCAGAAATCAG gTGTCGAATTGGTTTATAAATGCTAGGGTTCGTTTGTGGAAACCAATGGTTGAAGAAATGTATCAACAAGAagcaaaagaaagagaagaagaagaattaggagaaaataaaaaagaagattatCAACATCAAAGAAGAcatcaacaaacaaacaacaaagaCACGAAACCCAATGAAAGCAACTTCACTCTCGTTCAGACAATAACCGCACAAACTCCAACAACGACGATGATGACGTCGACTCCTCATGAAAACGACCCTTCATCCCTCCCTCCCTGTACCTCCGTCGCAACCGCACCCTCTCTCGGCGTTTCAGGCGCTTTCACCGTCTCCACGTGTCAGCAAGATGTCAGTGACTTCCACGTCGAGGATGGTGTCATAAGATTCGGGACCAAACAGGCTGGCGACGTGTCACTTACGCTTGGTCTACGCCACACTGGCAATATGCCTGATAATAATAAGAACCCTTCTTTCTCCGTTAGAGACTTTGGAGATTTTTAG
- the LOC106446585 gene encoding BEL1-like homeodomain protein 4 isoform X2, with the protein MGLATTTVPHHHHHHHHHKKTLDNSLDSMSQDYHHHQGIFSFSSGFHRPLSSHQEEVEESAVSGAQIPVYETAGMLSEMFSYPGGGNGGSGEIPDHSTKQLLEQQNRHNNNNSTLHMLLPNHHHHQGYGYPNEQQFTWPSSSDHHQSQGDMIGTVHVEGGKGLSLSLSSSLEAAAAAAKAEEYRSIYCAAVDGTSSSSNASVHHHQFNQLKTLLLDNSSSHQHQVMGHFGSSSSSPMAASSSIGGIYTLRNSKYTKPAQELLEEFCSVGRGHNFKKNKLSRNNSNPNTSGCGGGGGGGGGGSSSSAGAANDNPPLSPADRIEHQRRKVKLLSMLEEVDRRYNHYCEQMQMVVNSFDQVMGYGAAVPYTTLAQKAMSRHFRCLKDAVAVQLKRSCELLGDKESAGAASSGLTKGETPRLRLLEQSLRQQRAFHHMGMMEQEAWRPQRGLPERSVNILRAWLFEHFLNPYPSDADKHLLARQTGLSRNQVSNWFINARVRLWKPMVEEMYQQEAKEREEEELGENKKEDYQHQRRHQQTNNKDTKPNESNFTLVQTITAQTPTTTMMTSTPHENDPSSLPPCTSVATAPSLGVSGAFTVSTCQQDVSDFHVEDGVIRFGTKQAGDVSLTLGLRHTGNMPDNNKNPSFSVRDFGDF; encoded by the exons ATGGGTCTAGCTACTACAACtgttcctcatcatcatcatcatcatcatcatcacaagaAGACTCTTGACAACAGTTTAGATTCTATGTCCCAAGATTATCATCATCACCAAGGAATCTTTTCCTTCTCCAGTGGATTCCACCGACCATTATCTTCTCATCAAGAAGAAGTTGAGGAATCTGCTGTCTCCGGAGCTCAAATTCCGGTTTACGAAACAGCCGGAATGTTATCTGAAATGTTTAGTTACCCCGGCGGTGGCAACGGTGGCTCCGGTGAGATTCCTGATCATTCAACTAAACAGTTGCTAGAGCAACAAAACcgtcacaacaacaacaactcaacTCTACATATGTTACtaccaaatcatcatcatcatcaaggtTATGGTTATCCCAACGAGCAACAATTCACATGGCCATCTTCCTCCGATCATCATCAGAGTCAAGGAGATATGATCGGGACCGTACACgtggaaggtggaaaaggttTATCTCTGTCTCTCTCATCGTCATtagaagcagcagcagcagcagctaaAGCAGAAGAGTACAGAAGCATTTATTGTGCAGCCGTTGAtggaacttcttcttcttctaacgCTTCGGTTCATCATCACCAATTCAATCAACTCAAGACTCTTCTTCTTGATAACTCTTCTTCTCACCAACATCAAGTTATGGGACATTTCGGGTCATCTTCATCGTCTCCCATGGCTGCTTCTTCCTCCATAGGAGGGATCTATACGTTGAGGAACTCCAAGTACACGAAACCAGCACAAGAGTTGTTGGAAGAGTTTTGTAGTGTTGGAAGAGGacataatttcaaaaagaaCAAACTTAGTAGAAACAACTCAAACCCTAATACTAGCGGTTGCggcggcggtggtggtggtggaggtggagggTCATCTTCGTCGGCGGGAGCAGCCAATGATAATCCTCCGTTGTCTCCGGCTGATCGTATTGAGCATCAAAGAAGAAAAGTCAAGCTACTATCCATGCTTGAAGAG GTAGACCGACGGTACAACCACTACTGCGAGCAAATGCAAATGGTAGTAAACTCATTCGACCAAGTAATGGGTTACGGTGCGGCGGTTCCATACACGACGTTGGCCCAAAAGGCAATGTCTCGACATTTCCGGTGTTTGAAAGATGCGGTAGCGGTTCAACTAAAACGCAGCTGTGAGCTTCTAGGTGACAAAGAGTCAGCGGGGGCTGCGTCTTCAGGGTTAACCAAAGGCGAAACTCCACGGTTGCGTTTGCTAGAGCAGAGTTTGCGTCAGCAACGAGCGTTTCATCATATGGGTATGATGGAGCAAGAGGCATGGAGACCGCAACGTGGTTTGCCTGAACGCTCTGTTAATATCCTTAGAGCTTGGCTTTTCGAGCATTTTCTTAATCC GTACCCAAGCGATGCTGATAAGCACCTCTTGGCTCGGCAGACTGGTTTATCCAGAAATCAG gTGTCGAATTGGTTTATAAATGCTAGGGTTCGTTTGTGGAAACCAATGGTTGAAGAAATGTATCAACAAGAagcaaaagaaagagaagaagaagaattaggagaaaataaaaaagaagattatCAACATCAAAGAAGAcatcaacaaacaaacaacaaagaCACGAAACCCAATGAAAGCAACTTCACTCTCGTTCAGACAATAACCGCACAAACTCCAACAACGACGATGATGACGTCGACTCCTCATGAAAACGACCCTTCATCCCTCCCTCCCTGTACCTCCGTCGCAACCGCACCCTCTCTCGGCGTTTCAGGCGCTTTCACCGTCTCCACGTGTCAGCAAGATGTCAGTGACTTCCACGTCGAGGATGGTGTCATAAGATTCGGGACCAAACAGGCTGGCGACGTGTCACTTACGCTTGGTCTACGCCACACTGGCAATATGCCTGATAATAATAAGAACCCTTCTTTCTCCGTTAGAGACTTTGGAGATTTTTAG